A section of the Clostridium sp. TW13 genome encodes:
- a CDS encoding LrgB family protein — protein sequence MKINDILTSPFFGIVLCILAYEIGLYINKKLKSAIANPLLIAIAIIIVILKLFNIPMKSFNVGGSIVSMFLAPATAVLAISIYSKLDILKKNLIPIIAGTLVGSITSMGSAFLLCKAFGLNKSLVASMIPKSVTTPIAMEISKQGGGLVPVTVAAVIITGILGAILAPVLIKVFRVKDPVARGVAIGTCSHAVGTSKAIEIGEVEGAMSGIAIGMAGIITVILSIIIK from the coding sequence ATGAAGATTAATGATATTTTAACCTCACCGTTTTTTGGAATAGTTCTTTGCATTTTAGCTTATGAAATAGGATTGTATATAAATAAAAAGTTAAAATCAGCTATTGCAAATCCACTTCTTATAGCAATTGCAATTATAATAGTTATATTAAAGCTATTTAATATACCAATGAAAAGTTTTAATGTTGGGGGAAGCATAGTATCTATGTTTTTAGCTCCAGCTACGGCAGTGCTTGCAATATCAATTTATAGTAAACTTGATATATTAAAGAAAAATTTGATACCAATAATAGCTGGAACTTTAGTTGGATCAATAACCTCAATGGGTAGTGCATTTTTATTATGCAAAGCTTTTGGGTTAAATAAAAGTTTAGTAGCTTCAATGATTCCTAAATCAGTAACAACACCTATTGCCATGGAAATATCTAAGCAAGGTGGAGGTCTGGTTCCAGTAACAGTTGCAGCAGTTATAATTACAGGGATATTAGGAGCTATATTAGCACCTGTTCTAATTAAGGTATTTAGAGTGAAAGATCCAGTTGCAAGAGGAGTTGCTATAGGTACATGCAGTCATGCAGTAGGAACATCTAAAGCTATAGAAATAGGAGAAGTAGAAGGAGCAATGAGTGGAATAGCTATTGGCATGGCTGGAATAATTACTGTAATTTTATCAATAATAATAAAATAA
- a CDS encoding CidA/LrgA family protein has translation MKIMTQIGIVFGVCLLGKVIAAILPIAFPDSVISMILLFVLLLLKVIKIHHIKEKADFLLRNMAFFFIPAGVGIMDNYTSLKGSILPLLAVCVLTTIITFAATAFTVRAVIAVQNKLGTACIQDINDEQEEVV, from the coding sequence ATGAAAATTATGACACAAATAGGCATAGTTTTTGGAGTTTGTTTATTAGGCAAGGTTATAGCTGCAATTTTACCAATAGCATTTCCAGACAGTGTTATCAGCATGATCTTATTATTCGTTTTGTTATTATTAAAGGTTATAAAAATACATCACATAAAAGAAAAGGCAGATTTTCTACTAAGAAATATGGCATTTTTCTTTATTCCAGCAGGGGTAGGAATTATGGATAATTACACTTCTCTAAAAGGTAGCATCTTACCATTATTAGCAGTTTGTGTACTCACTACAATTATAACTTTTGCAGCTACTGCTTTTACAGTGAGAGCAGTAATAGCCGTACAAAATAAGTTAGGTACAGCATGTATACAAGATATTAATGATGAACAGGAGGAAGTGGTTTAA
- a CDS encoding LCP family protein yields MEKKKVKKSKKFKIIAIVFIVLAVIIAVPYFYFNYQVGKVKTVSIPTSSKDLGINENIFKPKANTDDYVNILLFGVDTRDVQNKKGSADSIMILTVDKFNKKMKLTSIMRDSIVDMQGRGEMQGFNQDRINYSFDYGGAPLTIKTINENYQMNIKDYVKVDFVAMAKLIDAVGGVPVNITAEEIPVANSYIKEISKIEKTTPNYIKTPGLQTLNGVQAVGYCRIRYVGNMDFERTQRQRTVLTELFKKLSKTSLLDMPKLADTILPNVETSLDKSDILSLASYILMNKISNIEQLRLPIEGSYRTIYVNNVYFLGWDKDTNIKKLHEFVFEGQNIDK; encoded by the coding sequence ATGGAAAAGAAAAAAGTTAAGAAGAGCAAAAAATTTAAAATTATAGCTATAGTATTTATAGTTTTAGCTGTAATAATAGCAGTACCATATTTTTATTTTAATTATCAGGTTGGAAAGGTAAAAACAGTAAGTATACCAACTTCCTCTAAGGACCTTGGTATAAATGAAAATATATTTAAGCCAAAGGCTAATACTGATGATTATGTAAATATACTTCTTTTTGGTGTAGATACCCGTGATGTACAAAACAAAAAGGGAAGTGCTGACAGTATCATGATATTAACAGTGGATAAGTTTAATAAAAAAATGAAACTTACATCTATCATGAGAGACTCTATAGTAGATATGCAAGGCCGTGGAGAAATGCAAGGGTTTAACCAAGATAGAATAAACTACTCCTTTGATTATGGCGGAGCCCCACTTACTATAAAAACAATAAATGAAAATTATCAAATGAACATTAAGGACTATGTAAAAGTTGACTTTGTAGCTATGGCAAAATTAATAGATGCGGTTGGTGGAGTTCCTGTAAATATTACTGCTGAGGAGATACCTGTAGCCAATTCATATATTAAAGAAATATCAAAGATAGAAAAAACAACTCCTAACTATATAAAAACACCAGGCTTACAAACGCTAAATGGTGTTCAAGCTGTAGGATATTGCAGAATAAGATATGTAGGAAATATGGACTTTGAAAGAACTCAAAGACAAAGAACTGTATTAACTGAGTTATTTAAAAAGTTGTCAAAAACTAGTTTACTAGATATGCCTAAACTTGCAGACACAATATTGCCTAATGTAGAAACTAGTTTGGATAAATCAGACATTCTTTCTTTGGCTAGTTATATATTGATGAATAAGATAAGTAATATTGAACAGTTAAGACTTCCTATTGAGGGGTCATACCGTACTATATATGTAAATAATGTATACTTTTTAGGATGGGACAAAGATACTAATATTAAAAAATTACATGAATTTGTTTTTGAAGGACAAAATATAGACAAATAA
- a CDS encoding methyl-accepting chemotaxis protein, with translation MDKFINIKIFKRFKVSYGIIILFILAIASTISIGSISYIKLNNINNNVNEMANIQLAGATRVGEIDGSSGNLRNTLTKLTDRKFDEKYISTLDSLSSTMNKDIDEEISSIPDEKGKNLAKELKKSFADYTVFVDKLKDIRSIGKNPNQDFVDANTKAGTNLANCIKALSQYHKDQAEILKDKSAKDFNNAKKLLIIIIIVLLVIGTLLSLAILSLINNSLKKFINAIKQVSQGNLNVDIDTDGTNEFALMNSSLNSTVESISKIISEIKNKADDINKEAISLSAVSDQMSSTSQEVSNAISQVADGSTSQSGGLVEMTNSLNNFGDSIDTVLVSINDVNTTAQQVSLMANGSNTQLHELVVSVNNMNNSFETVAEKVNNLVLSVNQINEITSLINSIADQTNLLALNAAIEAARAGEAGKGFAVVADEIRTLAEQSKDSSDEIAKLVFDISNETNVVINTTKDVSGTINAQIEGIDNSIVSFREIVQAVEKIIPQINKVSRAMEKITGDKGAIIEKIENSSAIAEENAASSEEISASTQQMSESSSEVATAAEKLSQNVNVMFETINQFKLK, from the coding sequence ATGGATAAATTTATAAATATTAAAATCTTTAAAAGATTCAAGGTAAGCTATGGGATAATAATACTTTTTATTTTAGCTATAGCATCAACAATATCTATTGGTTCAATTAGTTATATCAAGCTTAACAACATTAATAATAATGTAAATGAAATGGCTAATATACAACTTGCAGGGGCTACAAGGGTTGGGGAGATAGATGGTTCATCAGGAAACCTTCGTAATACTTTAACTAAATTAACAGATAGAAAGTTTGATGAAAAGTACATAAGCACTTTGGATAGTCTATCTTCAACTATGAATAAAGATATAGATGAAGAAATTTCTTCAATTCCTGATGAAAAAGGTAAAAATTTAGCTAAGGAATTGAAAAAAAGTTTTGCTGATTATACAGTTTTTGTAGATAAATTAAAGGATATAAGATCTATTGGAAAAAATCCTAATCAAGATTTTGTTGATGCAAATACAAAAGCAGGAACTAATCTAGCTAATTGCATAAAAGCACTTTCACAATACCATAAAGATCAAGCAGAAATATTAAAGGATAAATCAGCTAAAGACTTTAACAATGCAAAAAAACTATTAATTATAATTATTATAGTTCTATTAGTAATAGGAACTTTATTATCTCTAGCAATTTTATCATTAATAAATAATTCTTTGAAGAAATTTATAAATGCAATAAAACAGGTATCTCAAGGTAATTTAAATGTTGATATAGATACTGACGGGACTAATGAATTTGCATTAATGAATAGTTCATTAAATTCTACAGTTGAGTCTATTTCCAAGATAATCAGTGAAATAAAAAATAAAGCTGATGATATTAATAAGGAGGCAATCTCACTTTCAGCAGTTTCAGACCAAATGTCATCTACTTCTCAAGAAGTAAGTAATGCCATTTCTCAAGTTGCAGATGGGTCTACTTCTCAATCAGGTGGACTTGTTGAAATGACCAATTCTTTAAACAACTTTGGGGACTCAATAGATACAGTTTTAGTATCTATAAATGATGTTAATACTACAGCTCAACAAGTCAGCTTAATGGCTAATGGCAGTAATACTCAATTACATGAATTAGTAGTATCAGTTAATAATATGAATAATTCTTTTGAAACTGTAGCGGAAAAAGTAAACAATTTAGTGTTAAGTGTAAATCAGATTAATGAAATAACTTCATTGATTAACAGTATAGCTGATCAAACAAATCTATTGGCATTAAATGCTGCTATTGAAGCAGCTAGAGCCGGTGAAGCTGGGAAAGGCTTTGCGGTAGTTGCTGATGAGATAAGGACGTTAGCTGAACAAAGTAAGGACTCATCAGATGAAATAGCTAAATTGGTTTTTGATATATCCAATGAGACAAATGTCGTTATAAATACTACAAAAGATGTAAGTGGTACAATTAATGCGCAAATAGAAGGAATAGATAATTCAATAGTTTCATTTAGAGAAATAGTACAAGCAGTAGAAAAAATAATCCCACAAATAAATAAAGTAAGTAGGGCTATGGAGAAAATTACTGGAGATAAGGGTGCAATAATAGAAAAAATTGAAAATTCTTCAGCAATTGCAGAAGAAAATGCAGCCTCATCAGAAGAAATAAGTGCATCAACTCAACAGATGTCAGAATCATCAAGTGAAGTTGCAACAGCTGCGGAAAAATTATCACAAAATGTTAATGTTATGTTTGAAACAATAAATCAGTTTAAGCTTAAATAA
- a CDS encoding hemolysin family protein, which translates to MEASPESSSSILLQIILLIILTAINAFFASAEMAIVSLNKNKVKMLAEQGNKKALLLEKLFKEPTKFLSTIQVGITLASFFASASAATGISVQFGKALEKVNVPYGSQIALVIVTIILSYVTLVFGELYPKRVALQQSEVIAMFAVKPILFLSKIASPFIKVLTLSTALLLKMTGIKVGDIEEKVSEEEIRSLVEAGQEDGVFNETEKEMINSIFEFDDKIAREVMTPRIDVYSVDINDSLNDYLDELLQMKYSRIPVYEEDRDNIIGILYIKDFIIEARKHGFENVNIKEILHEPYFVPESKKIDELFKELQQSKRHIAVLIDEYGGFSGIATIEDLIEEVMGNIEDEYDDDEPQIEKVDEGTFIIDGQVPIDDINDQLALNLNSESHETISGLLIDIIGEIPDEDEKRTIEIDNNIFKIQQVREKRIDKIKLYIQSNEVS; encoded by the coding sequence GTGGAAGCGAGCCCGGAATCGAGTTCAAGTATTTTACTACAAATCATATTATTGATTATTTTAACAGCGATAAATGCTTTTTTTGCATCAGCAGAGATGGCCATAGTTTCTTTGAATAAGAATAAAGTAAAGATGTTGGCTGAACAAGGAAATAAAAAGGCACTATTATTAGAAAAACTTTTTAAAGAACCAACCAAATTTTTATCAACTATACAAGTAGGCATTACTCTTGCAAGTTTCTTTGCCAGTGCATCTGCAGCTACAGGTATATCAGTTCAATTTGGGAAGGCTTTAGAAAAAGTTAATGTACCTTATGGAAGTCAAATAGCATTGGTTATTGTAACTATTATTTTGTCATATGTGACTTTAGTGTTTGGAGAGTTATATCCTAAGAGAGTAGCACTACAGCAGTCAGAAGTTATTGCTATGTTTGCTGTAAAACCAATTTTATTTCTTTCAAAGATTGCCTCACCTTTTATAAAAGTTCTTACTTTATCAACAGCTTTATTATTAAAAATGACAGGCATAAAAGTTGGAGATATAGAAGAAAAAGTATCAGAAGAAGAAATTAGATCATTGGTGGAAGCTGGTCAAGAAGATGGTGTTTTCAATGAGACAGAAAAGGAAATGATCAACAGTATATTTGAGTTTGATGATAAGATAGCTAGGGAAGTTATGACACCAAGAATAGATGTATATTCAGTTGATATAAATGATTCCTTGAATGATTATTTAGATGAGTTACTTCAAATGAAATATTCAAGAATTCCAGTATACGAAGAAGATAGGGATAACATCATTGGAATCTTATATATAAAGGACTTTATAATAGAAGCTAGAAAGCATGGCTTTGAGAATGTAAATATAAAAGAGATATTACACGAACCATACTTTGTACCTGAAAGTAAAAAAATTGATGAGCTATTTAAAGAATTGCAACAATCTAAAAGGCACATCGCTGTCTTAATAGATGAATATGGTGGTTTTTCAGGAATAGCTACTATTGAAGATTTAATTGAAGAAGTAATGGGAAATATAGAAGATGAGTACGATGATGATGAACCTCAGATAGAGAAGGTTGATGAAGGCACTTTTATCATTGATGGACAAGTTCCAATTGATGATATAAATGACCAATTAGCGCTTAATTTAAATTCAGAAAGTCATGAGACTATTAGTGGATTGCTAATTGATATAATAGGGGAAATACCAGACGAGGATGAAAAGCGTACTATAGAAATTGATAATAATATCTTTAAAATACAGCAAGTAAGAGAAAAGAGAATAGATAAAATTAAATTATATATACAAAGTAATGAAGTAAGTTAA
- a CDS encoding trans-sulfuration enzyme family protein, with translation MRTGTLLIHSEGSIDNVTGALSTPIYQASTYHQFDIDNFGKYDYSRSGNPTRDVLENLIAELEGGDRGFAFASGMAAICSVLSIFSAGDHIVICGDVYGGTYRAVTKLFSRFAIEHTFVDASNLQEIEGAIKENTKAIYLETPSNPLLKVTDIREAVKIAKKSAALVIVDNTFMSPLLQKPLELGADIVVHSATKFIGGHSDVISGLVVTKDKEISDRVYQVQNTFGAVLGPQDCWLLIRGLKTLKVRLIEAQKSAEALVKWLSQREDVEKVYYPSLEGHPGREVHLSQAKGGGAVFSFKFKDIGKTKYFLKYINNAAVAVSLGGVETIVSYPVKMSHAAIPREEREKLGVTDTLIRVSVGLEDIEDLIESFEKAII, from the coding sequence ATGAGAACAGGAACACTATTAATTCATTCAGAAGGAAGTATAGATAATGTAACAGGAGCACTAAGTACGCCAATATATCAAGCATCAACCTACCACCAATTTGATATTGATAATTTTGGTAAGTACGATTATTCAAGATCAGGGAATCCAACTAGGGATGTCCTTGAAAATTTAATTGCTGAGTTAGAAGGAGGGGACAGAGGGTTTGCCTTTGCTTCTGGAATGGCAGCCATTTGCTCAGTGCTTAGTATTTTCTCAGCTGGGGATCACATTGTAATCTGTGGTGATGTTTATGGAGGAACCTATAGAGCGGTGACAAAGTTATTTTCTAGATTTGCTATAGAGCATACCTTTGTTGACGCTAGTAATCTTCAAGAGATTGAAGGAGCAATAAAAGAAAATACAAAAGCAATATATCTTGAGACACCTTCAAATCCATTGCTTAAGGTAACAGATATAAGAGAAGCAGTAAAGATTGCAAAGAAATCAGCAGCCTTAGTAATTGTAGATAACACATTTATGTCTCCACTTTTACAAAAGCCTTTAGAATTAGGAGCGGATATAGTTGTGCATAGTGCCACAAAATTTATAGGTGGGCATAGCGATGTTATATCAGGACTTGTGGTTACAAAGGATAAAGAAATAAGTGACAGGGTTTATCAAGTGCAAAATACCTTTGGAGCAGTACTTGGACCTCAAGATTGTTGGTTACTTATAAGAGGTTTAAAAACTCTAAAGGTAAGACTTATAGAAGCACAAAAAAGTGCAGAAGCATTAGTAAAATGGTTAAGTCAAAGGGAAGATGTAGAAAAGGTCTATTACCCAAGTTTAGAAGGGCATCCAGGAAGAGAGGTACATTTGTCTCAAGCCAAGGGTGGTGGTGCAGTGTTTTCATTTAAGTTTAAAGACATAGGGAAAACAAAGTATTTTCTAAAGTATATAAACAATGCTGCAGTAGCAGTAAGTTTAGGCGGGGTTGAAACCATAGTATCTTACCCAGTTAAGATGAGTCATGCAGCCATACCAAGAGAGGAAAGAGAAAAGCTTGGAGTAACTGATACTCTTATTAGAGTTTCTGTAGGACTTGAGGATATTGAGGATTTGATTGAGAGTTTTGAAAAAGCGATTATCTAA
- a CDS encoding trans-sulfuration enzyme family protein, translating into MSEKHLFETKAVRGASGGDERTGAISFPIYQTATFKHLGLNRSTGYDYSRLQNPTVEELEKTVANLEGGKEGLAFSTGLGAITCSIHLFKAGDHVIVSEDLYGGTFRLFSEIYHELGIEATFVDTRDLKAIESAVKESTKAIYIETPSNPSMRVTDIRGVSAIAKKNDLLLIVDNTFLTPYYQKPLELGADLVVHSGTKYLGGHNDLLAGFLVANDEKVIQRLRFIQKSTGATLGAFEAWLVLRGIKTLHIRLDRGQENAIVIAKWLKQQDEIEDVYYVGLEDGDGYEINKSQSSGFGTTLSFRVKDKNLVEQILNNVKVVSFAESLGGVDTLITYPFTQTHAEVPEELKIRLGVDEYLLRLSVGIENVQDLIQDLERAIKGA; encoded by the coding sequence ATGAGTGAAAAACATTTATTCGAGACAAAGGCGGTAAGAGGAGCTTCAGGTGGAGATGAACGAACTGGAGCAATTAGTTTTCCAATTTATCAAACAGCAACATTTAAACATTTGGGGTTAAACAGAAGTACTGGATATGATTATTCAAGACTACAAAATCCAACAGTAGAGGAGCTAGAAAAGACTGTTGCCAATCTGGAAGGTGGAAAGGAAGGTTTAGCTTTTTCTACAGGTCTTGGAGCGATTACTTGTAGCATCCATCTTTTTAAAGCTGGGGATCATGTTATTGTTTCAGAGGATTTATATGGGGGTACTTTTAGATTATTTAGTGAGATATATCATGAATTAGGCATAGAGGCAACCTTTGTTGATACTAGAGACCTAAAAGCTATAGAGTCAGCAGTGAAGGAAAGTACAAAGGCAATTTACATAGAAACTCCATCAAATCCATCTATGAGAGTAACAGACATAAGAGGAGTAAGTGCAATTGCTAAGAAGAATGATTTGCTTCTAATAGTGGACAATACATTTCTAACTCCATATTATCAAAAGCCATTAGAGTTGGGAGCTGATTTAGTTGTTCACAGTGGTACAAAATATCTTGGCGGACATAATGATTTACTAGCAGGTTTTCTTGTTGCAAATGATGAAAAAGTGATACAAAGATTAAGATTTATTCAAAAATCTACAGGTGCAACCTTAGGAGCCTTTGAGGCATGGCTTGTATTAAGAGGCATAAAGACCTTGCATATTAGATTAGATAGAGGCCAAGAAAATGCTATAGTTATTGCAAAATGGTTAAAACAACAAGATGAAATAGAAGATGTGTATTATGTTGGTTTAGAAGATGGTGATGGATATGAAATAAATAAATCTCAAAGTTCAGGCTTTGGAACAACACTATCATTTAGGGTTAAAGATAAAAATCTTGTGGAGCAAATTCTAAATAACGTTAAGGTAGTATCTTTTGCAGAAAGTTTAGGGGGAGTAGATACTTTGATTACATATCCATTTACTCAAACTCATGCAGAGGTACCAGAGGAGCTTAAGATTAGACTTGGGGTAGATGAATATCTTTTGAGATTGTCAGTTGGAATAGAAAATGTACAAGATTTAATTCAAGATTTAGAAAGAGCAATAAAGGGGGCTTAA
- a CDS encoding ABC transporter permease: MNIVLLVFRTNLKRSLKDKRKFFINLLLPIVVILLSIVISNSSAISVNIALINDFHDKNTENLISLLKSTKGINIKEANKENINTDILNGKYAASITVKKPIDKQVLADIDGYFTIYTSQEENTLVVVKDLIKGTIQTNKPISFKDINKSLTEGQLSKAENVVSLLSTVLLIMAVVNGALLIKDKEDNILFRYKSSPNKRWQYIIGNVLFNYCLCYIQLAVTFILATMLQINMNISLLNLLLFGLVIVLVTTSFGTLIACLFKKDLYANMFSSAIGFILALIGGGFLPYEKMPTVLQAISNITPIRWMIKGTRFIENGSDRIISSLIVLLVFAVIFSSLATLFSRHSVSL; the protein is encoded by the coding sequence ATGAATATCGTGTTATTGGTTTTTAGAACAAATTTGAAAAGAAGTTTAAAAGATAAAAGAAAGTTTTTTATAAATCTTCTATTACCAATAGTGGTAATATTATTATCAATAGTTATCAGTAACTCTTCAGCAATCTCTGTTAATATAGCATTAATTAATGATTTTCATGATAAAAATACAGAAAATTTAATATCGTTATTAAAGTCTACGAAAGGAATTAATATAAAAGAAGCAAATAAAGAAAACATAAATACTGATATATTAAATGGAAAATATGCTGCATCTATTACAGTGAAAAAACCAATAGATAAGCAAGTATTGGCAGATATAGATGGATATTTTACAATATATACATCACAAGAGGAAAATACACTTGTTGTAGTTAAAGACTTAATTAAAGGAACAATACAAACAAATAAGCCTATAAGTTTTAAAGATATTAATAAATCTCTAACAGAAGGGCAACTATCAAAAGCTGAAAATGTAGTATCACTTTTATCTACAGTCTTGTTAATAATGGCAGTAGTTAATGGGGCATTACTTATTAAAGATAAAGAGGATAATATCTTATTTAGGTATAAATCATCACCAAACAAAAGGTGGCAATATATTATTGGGAACGTTTTGTTTAATTATTGCTTGTGCTATATACAGTTAGCAGTAACTTTTATATTAGCAACTATGTTACAAATAAATATGAATATTTCATTATTGAATTTGCTGCTATTTGGGTTGGTTATAGTACTTGTTACCACAAGCTTTGGAACCTTAATAGCATGCTTATTTAAAAAAGATTTATATGCTAATATGTTTTCATCAGCTATTGGTTTCATTTTAGCTTTAATTGGAGGAGGATTTCTTCCTTATGAAAAAATGCCAACAGTACTTCAAGCAATTAGCAATATTACGCCAATAAGATGGATGATAAAAGGGACTAGGTTTATAGAAAATGGAAGTGATCGCATCATTTCGTCATTAATCGTTTTGCTAGTATTTGCAGTTATATTTTCATCTTTAGCTACTCTATTTAGTAGACACAGTGTATCTTTATAA
- a CDS encoding ABC transporter permease — translation MNEIRILTHFYVKRTMKDFFLLIYSIIYPMVSILLLGYISSKLFTGDKNITSYTYYTIVTLPFFILNFIITMAYLAKDESINKVSYRFLISPINKRSIIISKVISAFVVVSLYNVFLLVILQFLLNLKLGQGLYKLAALLSFETFMITAIGIFIGISFQDFKRIKTVLMIPLNLMGFLGGAFFPVGSLGVTFEKLSYISPLTWANRAVMQMLYDNNLSLYINVSIVTIVIGAFFTLLSVVTFKKEAFL, via the coding sequence ATGAATGAAATTAGAATTTTAACACATTTTTATGTTAAAAGAACAATGAAGGATTTCTTTTTACTTATATATAGCATAATTTATCCAATGGTATCGATATTACTTCTAGGTTATATATCTTCAAAGTTATTTACGGGAGACAAAAATATAACTTCATATACTTATTACACCATAGTAACATTACCATTTTTTATATTGAATTTTATAATTACCATGGCATATTTGGCTAAAGATGAAAGTATAAATAAAGTTTCTTATAGATTTTTAATTTCACCAATTAATAAGAGAAGTATTATAATTTCAAAGGTGATTTCAGCCTTTGTAGTGGTATCACTATACAATGTATTTTTATTAGTAATATTACAATTTTTATTGAACCTGAAATTAGGACAAGGATTGTATAAATTAGCAGCTTTATTATCATTTGAAACATTTATGATAACTGCTATAGGAATTTTTATTGGAATTAGTTTTCAAGATTTCAAGAGAATAAAGACTGTATTGATGATTCCGTTAAATTTAATGGGGTTCTTAGGAGGAGCTTTTTTCCCAGTAGGTTCATTAGGTGTTACATTTGAAAAGTTAAGTTATATATCACCCTTAACTTGGGCAAATAGGGCAGTAATGCAAATGTTATATGACAACAATCTGTCATTATACATTAATGTATCTATAGTAACAATTGTAATAGGAGCATTTTTCACATTATTGTCTGTAGTAACTTTTAAAAAGGAGGCTTTTCTATAA
- a CDS encoding ABC transporter ATP-binding protein, with translation MNRILEVENLKKGYKDKKAVQGISFGINEGEVLGLLGPNGAGKSTSINMISTVLSPDEGKIKYMGEDIRKIDKKFKKSLGVVPQDLSLFNDLSAYDNVKFFCSLYGIRGEQLKKCVKEALEFVELWDRRHENPPSFSGGMKRRLNIACAIAHKPRLIIMDEPTVGIDPQSRNHILEEVKTLNKSGVTVIYTSHYMEEVEAVCSRIVIMDEGKIIEEGNKEELKQKYSKNKDEQTSLEEIFLNLTGKALRD, from the coding sequence TTTTGGGATTAATGAAGGTGAAGTTCTAGGTCTTTTAGGACCAAATGGAGCTGGTAAGAGTACAAGTATCAATATGATTTCAACAGTTTTATCACCAGATGAAGGAAAGATTAAGTATATGGGGGAAGACATAAGAAAGATTGATAAAAAGTTCAAAAAATCATTAGGAGTAGTCCCTCAAGATTTATCTTTGTTTAATGATTTGTCCGCTTATGATAATGTAAAGTTTTTTTGTAGTTTATATGGGATAAGAGGTGAGCAACTTAAGAAGTGTGTAAAAGAAGCATTAGAGTTTGTTGAGCTTTGGGATAGAAGGCATGAGAATCCACCTTCATTCTCTGGTGGAATGAAAAGAAGATTAAATATAGCTTGTGCTATAGCTCACAAACCAAGGTTGATTATAATGGATGAACCTACTGTTGGTATTGATCCACAGTCAAGAAATCATATTTTAGAAGAAGTAAAGACTTTAAATAAATCTGGAGTTACTGTAATTTATACTTCTCACTATATGGAAGAGGTAGAAGCAGTATGTTCAAGAATTGTAATAATGGATGAAGGTAAAATTATTGAGGAAGGAAATAAGGAGGAACTTAAACAAAAGTATTCTAAGAATAAAGATGAACAAACGTCTTTAGAAGAGATATTTTTAAACTTGACTGGAAAGGCATTAAGAGATTAG